The Nitrospirales bacterium genome includes a window with the following:
- a CDS encoding right-handed parallel beta-helix repeat-containing protein translates to MTYSHSLSRHFRIPFFAACLVIFAGFSCASFAADTEAPTIPGNLTATASSPTQVNLVWTASTDLGGGVVAGYDVYRDGAKLKANITSTSYSDPTAQPNTQYSYRVDAFDNAKPRNKSPKSNTATVTTSSPLSSGNTGSAPTVPPNFTGKAVSHKKIVLWWTSSRDTGGGEVAGYKVFRNSSQIATVTEPHFSDLNLKANTTYSYRIAAFDDASPANNSSQTSSLSLKTLAPPAICSGVTIAPTSNAVNIVQSHAAGTTFCFQAGTHRLSAPIDARANDRYIGAPGAILDGRNTITHAFSGRSGNPNQQNVTIRGLIIQNFQNAYDDFATRNTIKAGDYWTIENNEIRNNYETGIHLGQGIRLRNNHIHHNGRYGITVGPGLNQNMLIDGNEISYNNTRNLPWATAGTAKVIGSSTGVTGLTWKNNWIHHNNGHGLHHDYNVGPNIEIAFNRVEGNIGNGIQHEASWGADIHHNVTINNARKYIGKSCFHGSQIYLLMSSDVTIRNNHVESTEDSNGICMRDAIGDLAPPASTTIHNVKVVDNTIKLIGSAQTGVVGADSEVDNLSKNFFDRNTYFVPEPETGVNWAWYIIHYEWQNTGQGPNSTFRAW, encoded by the coding sequence ATGACTTACAGTCATTCCCTCAGTAGACATTTTCGCATTCCCTTCTTCGCTGCTTGTCTAGTAATTTTTGCCGGATTCAGTTGTGCAAGCTTTGCCGCTGACACAGAGGCACCAACCATCCCTGGCAACTTGACGGCCACTGCCAGCAGTCCCACACAAGTTAATCTAGTCTGGACGGCCTCTACGGATTTGGGCGGTGGCGTCGTGGCGGGCTACGATGTCTATCGCGATGGCGCGAAGCTGAAAGCGAATATCACCAGCACCAGCTATAGCGACCCGACTGCCCAACCCAATACCCAATATAGCTATCGTGTCGATGCGTTCGACAACGCCAAGCCACGCAATAAATCCCCCAAGTCCAATACCGCCACCGTCACAACGTCCTCGCCATTATCATCCGGAAACACAGGCTCCGCGCCAACAGTCCCCCCAAACTTTACGGGGAAAGCTGTCAGTCACAAGAAAATCGTCCTCTGGTGGACTTCCTCTCGAGATACGGGTGGAGGAGAGGTGGCAGGCTACAAGGTGTTTCGCAATAGTTCGCAGATTGCCACCGTGACCGAACCGCACTTTAGCGATCTCAATTTAAAGGCTAATACCACGTATAGTTATCGGATTGCAGCGTTTGACGATGCTTCACCGGCGAACAATTCCTCACAAACTTCATCCCTCTCTCTTAAGACCCTCGCGCCTCCTGCTATTTGCTCTGGCGTCACCATTGCTCCTACTAGCAATGCTGTGAACATCGTCCAATCGCATGCGGCTGGGACTACGTTTTGTTTTCAAGCCGGTACCCATCGACTGTCTGCGCCGATCGACGCCCGTGCGAACGATCGATACATTGGGGCACCAGGGGCTATTCTGGATGGCCGCAATACGATCACCCATGCTTTTTCTGGAAGGAGTGGCAACCCCAATCAACAAAATGTCACGATCCGCGGCCTGATCATCCAAAATTTCCAAAATGCCTATGATGATTTTGCAACGCGTAATACCATCAAGGCTGGAGATTACTGGACAATCGAAAACAATGAAATCCGAAACAACTATGAGACCGGCATTCATCTTGGCCAAGGCATCAGACTGCGGAATAACCATATCCACCATAATGGGCGGTACGGGATCACTGTTGGCCCGGGGCTCAATCAAAACATGCTGATCGATGGTAACGAGATTTCCTATAACAATACGCGCAATCTTCCCTGGGCCACCGCCGGAACCGCCAAAGTCATTGGCTCATCCACGGGAGTCACTGGACTAACCTGGAAAAATAATTGGATCCATCACAACAACGGTCACGGGCTCCATCATGACTATAACGTAGGGCCCAATATCGAGATCGCCTTTAACCGGGTTGAGGGCAATATTGGCAACGGCATTCAACATGAAGCCTCTTGGGGAGCTGACATCCATCATAACGTGACGATCAATAATGCTCGGAAGTACATAGGCAAATCCTGTTTTCATGGTTCACAAATTTACCTCTTGATGAGTTCAGATGTGACGATTCGCAATAACCACGTGGAGTCGACGGAAGACAGTAATGGGATTTGTATGAGAGATGCTATAGGTGACTTGGCCCCACCTGCTTCGACCACGATTCACAACGTGAAAGTCGTAGATAATACGATCAAACTGATTGGATCAGCTCAAACGGGAGTGGTAGGAGCGGATTCTGAAGTAGACAATCTCTCGAAAAATTTCTTTGATCGGAACACCTACTTCGTCCCAGAGCCTGAAACTGGAGTCAATTGGGCTTGGTATATTATTCATTACGAATGGCAAAATACTGGTCAAGGCCCTAATAGCACTTTCCGTGCATGGTAA
- a CDS encoding acyltransferase, with protein sequence MIHREISDKKFHINSLDGLRGFAALIVVFSHTSNSGMFFIPFLDLRGIGKSGVFLFFLLSSFLLTLPLLHKGKDILTISAMSHYWQRRFFRIYPLYTLYLLLGLISSFVISRYLGMPDIGVPFFLDFPGFVNHFLLLEGKGVTWSIAVEFKFYFILPLLVIITVFIRSYGFLSVILFFIVLIICSQIISPQHDSLTNDSRLLPYMPIFIIGVLLAVLQDYIHNSQSNEIVVKICRHLGYIGLVGVVAMTPLVISLFGNRVPNNYLHKEFILYSILWSFVLLSSINYKGLIRKFFTLPILRFYGALSFSLYLFHPIFLNIIKRLEINGYASFWLVLLSSTIAAYFSFKIIEEPASKYGAIDPPPPDRTGS encoded by the coding sequence ATGATACATAGGGAAATATCAGATAAAAAATTTCACATAAACTCCCTTGATGGACTAAGGGGTTTCGCTGCATTAATAGTGGTATTCAGCCACACGAGTAACTCAGGTATGTTTTTCATTCCTTTTCTTGACTTGAGAGGTATTGGAAAGTCAGGCGTGTTTCTATTCTTCCTTCTTAGCTCTTTTTTACTAACGCTTCCTTTACTGCATAAAGGCAAAGACATTCTGACAATTTCAGCAATGTCCCACTATTGGCAAAGACGTTTTTTTCGTATATACCCACTTTATACTCTTTATTTGCTGCTTGGCTTAATAAGTTCGTTTGTAATAAGTAGGTACTTAGGAATGCCTGATATAGGCGTTCCATTCTTTTTAGACTTCCCTGGCTTTGTAAATCATTTTCTTCTTTTAGAAGGGAAAGGGGTTACTTGGAGCATAGCGGTAGAATTTAAATTTTATTTTATACTTCCATTATTAGTTATTATCACTGTTTTTATTCGTTCCTATGGCTTTTTGAGCGTCATACTATTCTTTATAGTATTGATTATATGTTCTCAAATTATATCTCCTCAGCATGATTCTTTGACAAACGACTCCAGACTACTACCTTATATGCCAATTTTCATTATTGGTGTACTTCTCGCGGTTTTACAAGATTACATCCATAATAGTCAGTCAAATGAAATTGTTGTCAAAATTTGCAGACATTTAGGGTATATAGGTTTAGTTGGGGTAGTCGCTATGACACCTCTAGTTATTTCGTTGTTTGGGAATAGAGTTCCCAATAATTACCTTCATAAAGAATTTATTTTATATTCGATATTGTGGTCATTTGTTCTTTTATCTTCAATAAATTATAAAGGGCTTATCCGCAAGTTTTTCACCTTACCTATTCTTAGGTTTTATGGTGCATTAAGTTTTAGTTTATATCTCTTCCATCCTATTTTCTTGAACATTATAAAAAGACTAGAAATAAACGGGTATGCAAGTTTTTGGTTGGTCTTATTGAGTTCTACTATCGCGGCTTATTTTTCATTTAAAATTATTGAAGAACCTGCTTCAAAGTATGGTGCCATTGATCCTCCCCCACCAGATCGGACAGGGAGTTAA
- a CDS encoding O-antigen ligase family protein, whose protein sequence is MEETSTVPFRSQHFAWLLLYLNLLMLFPRSGQSVTSLDPQSAFRILMVMLAGTIAILSLPGNGMAIRALVKLPLATFFFFAIIALFSSTFASLYFYSMWKGLEILADVLVIAVIIGHQRPFASIRKTYNLTLLLIGLTAATAWIGVLVNPGYAFVSEKGLVPFRLQGYYPRLNSNSLGSFSAISALVALMRLFNCTRRRGFYAVIAVAMALTMILTTSRTALIAFVFGLLNFFFFSRRKALFFTLLGGISLILIGGIVQEFARDWFRKGQADSTLESLSGRTVGWKAAWELFKESPFWGNGFASAGRFDVLNDGASTLHGSFFEIIVGVGLVGCMLWGFSLFYTGVRIFRPQNVLVKNLPTAILHCRSEVLSLYAFLLVRGLTSSGLASHEKEFMLMLTLAAFATINLGVQEQTAENPTGIIQESMEEADGPSDMPEPRYKYKYLE, encoded by the coding sequence ATGGAAGAGACATCAACTGTGCCATTTAGATCTCAGCATTTTGCATGGTTGCTCCTGTACCTCAATCTTTTAATGTTGTTCCCGCGTAGTGGGCAATCAGTAACCTCTTTAGATCCTCAGAGTGCTTTTCGAATACTGATGGTAATGCTGGCTGGTACTATTGCCATACTCTCCTTACCCGGAAATGGTATGGCTATACGGGCACTAGTAAAGCTGCCGCTCGCTACATTTTTTTTCTTCGCAATCATCGCATTGTTTTCTTCTACATTTGCTTCCCTCTATTTTTATTCAATGTGGAAAGGTTTGGAAATTTTGGCTGATGTTCTTGTGATTGCAGTCATTATAGGCCATCAAAGGCCATTCGCGTCTATAAGGAAAACTTATAATCTTACATTGTTGTTGATAGGACTAACTGCCGCGACAGCATGGATTGGTGTCCTTGTGAACCCAGGTTATGCTTTTGTGTCTGAGAAAGGGTTGGTTCCTTTTCGCCTCCAGGGTTATTACCCACGACTCAACTCGAATAGCCTGGGGTCTTTTTCGGCTATTTCGGCATTGGTGGCCTTGATGAGATTATTCAACTGCACGCGTAGACGAGGATTCTATGCAGTAATCGCGGTAGCCATGGCTCTTACAATGATACTTACTACTTCGAGAACTGCCCTGATAGCGTTTGTGTTCGGTCTGCTTAACTTTTTCTTCTTTAGTAGGAGAAAAGCTCTTTTTTTTACATTACTTGGCGGAATCAGTCTTATTTTGATTGGAGGAATTGTTCAAGAGTTTGCTAGAGATTGGTTTCGTAAGGGGCAGGCCGATTCTACCCTAGAGTCTCTTTCAGGAAGAACCGTAGGTTGGAAAGCTGCCTGGGAGCTCTTTAAAGAATCGCCTTTTTGGGGTAATGGTTTTGCTTCTGCGGGACGTTTTGATGTATTAAATGATGGAGCCAGTACACTCCATGGTTCATTCTTTGAGATTATTGTCGGGGTTGGTCTCGTTGGATGTATGTTATGGGGCTTTTCACTGTTTTATACTGGCGTTCGCATATTTCGACCCCAAAACGTACTGGTAAAGAACTTGCCGACGGCAATTCTACATTGCCGATCCGAAGTGCTTTCATTATATGCCTTCCTATTAGTTCGAGGGTTAACAAGCTCCGGACTGGCCTCACATGAAAAGGAGTTTATGCTGATGTTGACATTAGCCGCATTTGCAACTATCAATCTAGGAGTCCAAGAGCAGACTGCTGAGAATCCCACGGGCATCATACAAGAATCTATGGAGGAGGCTGATGGCCCCAGTGATATGCCCGAACCACGTTACAAATACAAGTATTTAGAGTAA
- a CDS encoding glycosyltransferase, which yields MTTARVFPRFGRPRVLVANPQSFSSALTLVAQSSQVSEQCVHVARRLSLGLFHILTRQVQESDRAMFNQQEAKETLHNVFHLPHENINYYIGAPSPRQKVTAQINQQGRVIAYVKIGTLPEAKLLIRQEREILSELQRKGFNDQQFGALIGSHSVDGREVIVMAAPRLELAKRQLSMDMQDVEFVRGLFALSRTAWSFAQYDDRIGLSRRISKICEFPQLRSVRRGLLRSMKILQKFFDARELQTGFCHGDFTPWNTLRQEHGVQYAFDWEYGTTCGPALADLFHFVRSVKHHVLHHHAIRLVAEMFDEQKPEVRIFSDFARLLEIERDALPAYFLLYLLQEILRHAEVQGSVHPALEHYPSQVVQIMYLVSCMNATFDIMQRGMRRRVLVAAYACESDKGSEPAVGWNWVQEISKENEVWVLTKSNNEDSILRSLAQTPNEHLHFEYVELPRWMSFWKKRQRGVRIYYYLWQYAALCRAYSLHRCVAFDVAHHVTFVNDWLWSCLTLLPIPYVWGPIGSHPPYPNNLSCSMRTTFQEMVRLTIQRVCRICDPLYWMTAIRAKHVIAINEQTLNQFPLSRLIRSKSTVSPAIAIAPQEQWTHDKKSRPFRVLFVGRLHYVKCPNLAVESFSRFLEFDRSAELILVGRGPEEQRLRRLVSELSCTENVQFIPWQTRTRVLELMQECDVFLYPSVEGGGFVVLEAMASGLPVLCLDYGGPGAMVDASVGVKIPLSNHQQVVFDLCQALRTIRENPVLMESLSAQAREKADRVFSWTAKGELTNEVYRRVVR from the coding sequence TTGACAACTGCACGTGTTTTCCCAAGATTTGGCCGTCCGAGGGTGTTGGTCGCCAATCCTCAATCCTTTTCTTCGGCTTTAACATTAGTTGCTCAAAGTTCACAGGTTTCTGAGCAGTGTGTGCATGTGGCTCGACGACTCTCGCTGGGGTTGTTTCATATCCTTACCCGACAGGTTCAAGAAAGTGATCGAGCCATGTTTAATCAGCAGGAAGCCAAAGAGACATTGCACAATGTTTTTCATCTTCCTCATGAGAACATCAATTACTATATAGGGGCTCCGAGCCCTCGTCAAAAGGTGACCGCACAGATTAACCAGCAGGGAAGAGTGATTGCCTATGTGAAAATTGGGACACTCCCAGAAGCGAAACTCCTCATACGTCAAGAACGAGAAATCCTGAGTGAGCTTCAGAGAAAAGGATTCAATGATCAACAATTTGGAGCGCTGATTGGTTCTCATTCGGTCGATGGCAGAGAAGTGATTGTGATGGCTGCTCCTCGCCTTGAACTCGCCAAACGACAACTTTCAATGGATATGCAAGATGTAGAATTTGTCCGGGGGTTGTTTGCTTTGTCTCGCACGGCTTGGTCTTTTGCTCAATATGATGATCGAATCGGTCTATCCAGAAGAATCTCAAAGATTTGCGAGTTCCCGCAACTTCGAAGTGTTCGGAGAGGACTTTTGCGTTCGATGAAGATTCTCCAAAAGTTCTTTGATGCAAGAGAATTACAGACAGGATTTTGTCACGGCGACTTTACGCCGTGGAATACCTTGCGCCAGGAACATGGTGTGCAATATGCCTTCGATTGGGAGTATGGAACTACTTGTGGGCCGGCGCTGGCAGATCTCTTTCATTTCGTGCGATCCGTTAAGCACCATGTCCTTCATCATCACGCTATCCGACTTGTGGCCGAGATGTTTGATGAACAAAAACCCGAAGTCAGGATTTTTTCTGATTTTGCGCGGCTGCTAGAGATTGAACGCGATGCTCTTCCTGCGTATTTTCTCCTTTACCTCTTGCAAGAAATATTACGCCATGCCGAAGTCCAGGGCTCAGTCCATCCAGCGTTGGAACACTACCCCAGTCAGGTGGTGCAGATCATGTATCTGGTGTCGTGTATGAATGCGACTTTTGACATCATGCAGCGGGGGATGCGGCGACGGGTGTTGGTGGCGGCGTACGCATGTGAATCTGATAAAGGATCAGAACCGGCGGTTGGGTGGAATTGGGTGCAGGAAATCTCGAAGGAAAATGAAGTATGGGTCCTGACAAAGTCAAATAACGAGGACAGTATCCTACGAAGTTTGGCGCAGACCCCGAATGAGCATCTTCATTTTGAATATGTCGAACTCCCACGGTGGATGTCATTTTGGAAAAAACGACAGCGTGGGGTGAGAATCTACTATTATCTTTGGCAGTATGCGGCTCTGTGTCGTGCCTATTCACTTCATCGATGTGTTGCTTTTGATGTCGCGCATCATGTCACGTTTGTGAATGATTGGCTCTGGTCCTGTCTGACTCTTTTGCCAATTCCCTATGTATGGGGTCCGATCGGCAGTCATCCCCCATATCCAAACAATCTTTCGTGCAGCATGCGAACTACGTTTCAAGAAATGGTTCGTCTTACGATCCAGAGAGTATGCCGTATCTGTGACCCATTGTATTGGATGACCGCTATACGAGCCAAGCATGTCATCGCCATAAACGAACAAACGTTGAATCAATTTCCCTTATCCAGGCTGATCCGATCAAAGTCTACGGTTTCGCCGGCTATTGCGATAGCTCCACAGGAGCAATGGACTCACGATAAGAAATCCAGACCCTTTCGTGTCTTATTCGTTGGACGTCTCCATTATGTGAAGTGTCCCAATCTTGCTGTAGAGTCTTTTTCCCGTTTCTTGGAATTCGATCGATCGGCTGAATTGATTCTGGTAGGTCGCGGGCCCGAAGAACAACGGCTCAGGCGATTAGTCAGTGAGCTTTCTTGTACGGAGAACGTTCAATTTATACCGTGGCAAACAAGAACTCGCGTTTTAGAGCTGATGCAGGAATGTGATGTGTTTCTCTATCCCAGCGTTGAGGGAGGTGGATTCGTTGTTCTTGAGGCCATGGCTTCAGGACTTCCCGTCCTCTGTCTGGACTATGGCGGTCCCGGCGCGATGGTTGATGCCTCTGTCGGCGTGAAGATCCCGCTCAGCAATCATCAACAAGTCGTGTTTGATCTTTGTCAGGCACTTCGAACGATCAGGGAAAATCCGGTGCTTATGGAATCGTTGTCGGCTCAGGCGCGAGAGAAAGCTGACCGAGTATTTTCATGGACTGCGAAAGGAGAGCTTACCAATGAAGTGTATCGACGAGTGGTCCGCTGA
- a CDS encoding IS256 family transposase — MQESTKRQPEEPVSRDTLTELLRTGARRLLAHALEAERAELVAQYAKQQDEHGRAIVVGNGYQPAREIQTGIGPVTVQVPKVRSRQGEPVTFRSALVPPDVRKTASFEAAVPWLYLKGISAGEMQTALEVLVGPDAKGLSASTVARLKHTWREEYEAWRQRRIDKEQWVYLWVDGIYTGLRADQQRLCVLVVIGVNARGEKHFLAIEDGVRESTQSWREVLANLQARGMKAPKVAVGDGAMGFWAALEELYPTTRQQRCWVHKTRNVLNALPTTVQPKAKQALHEIWQAETKAAAEQAFDSFLKIYEPKYPKATGCLQKDREELLTFYAFPAHHWQSLRTTNPIESTFGTIRHRTKQTNGCLTRDGMLHMMFKLGQCAERTWRRLCGFQQLPQVIEGSQFTDGMEQTLSDPVAA, encoded by the coding sequence ATGCAAGAGAGTACCAAACGACAACCAGAAGAGCCAGTGAGTCGGGATACGTTGACCGAGTTGCTGCGGACAGGAGCCCGGCGCCTGCTGGCTCATGCATTGGAAGCGGAGCGAGCGGAGCTAGTAGCTCAGTATGCTAAGCAGCAAGATGAGCATGGCCGGGCCATCGTCGTCGGCAATGGGTATCAGCCTGCGCGTGAGATTCAGACGGGGATCGGGCCGGTGACGGTTCAGGTGCCGAAGGTCCGGAGTCGGCAAGGCGAACCGGTCACGTTTCGCTCCGCGCTGGTCCCGCCCGACGTGCGCAAGACAGCCAGCTTCGAAGCGGCGGTCCCGTGGCTGTATTTGAAAGGGATTTCGGCGGGCGAGATGCAGACGGCCCTGGAAGTTTTAGTCGGTCCCGACGCCAAGGGGCTCTCGGCCAGCACGGTCGCCCGCCTGAAGCACACCTGGCGCGAAGAGTATGAGGCCTGGCGACAGCGTCGCATTGATAAAGAGCAGTGGGTGTATCTCTGGGTCGATGGGATCTACACTGGGCTCCGGGCTGACCAGCAGCGACTGTGTGTGTTGGTCGTCATCGGCGTGAACGCCCGAGGCGAGAAACACTTCTTGGCCATTGAGGATGGCGTGCGCGAGTCGACGCAGAGCTGGCGGGAGGTGCTCGCGAATCTGCAAGCCCGAGGGATGAAGGCGCCGAAGGTCGCGGTGGGAGACGGCGCGATGGGCTTCTGGGCGGCCTTGGAAGAACTCTATCCCACGACCCGACAGCAACGCTGTTGGGTGCACAAGACCCGCAATGTGTTGAATGCCTTACCCACGACTGTACAGCCGAAAGCGAAACAGGCGTTACACGAGATCTGGCAAGCTGAAACGAAAGCGGCCGCTGAACAGGCCTTCGACAGTTTTCTGAAGATCTACGAGCCGAAGTATCCGAAAGCGACGGGGTGTTTGCAGAAAGACCGGGAGGAGCTCCTGACGTTCTACGCGTTTCCAGCACACCATTGGCAGAGTCTGCGCACCACGAATCCGATCGAATCGACCTTTGGGACCATTCGGCATCGGACGAAGCAGACGAACGGCTGTCTCACACGCGATGGCATGCTCCACATGATGTTCAAGTTAGGGCAGTGTGCCGAACGGACCTGGCGACGGCTGTGCGGTTTCCAGCAGTTGCCCCAGGTGATCGAAGGGAGCCAGTTTACCGATGGAATGGAACAAACACTCAGTGATCCGGTCGCCGCGTGA
- the cysC gene encoding adenylyl-sulfate kinase has protein sequence MRGKGFTVWFTGLPCSGKSTLSKRLHQHLKELGYPAEILDGDEVRKRLTKGLDFSRDGRNENVRRIAYVANLISRVGGVAITAAISPYAALRADARKEISNFIEVYVNCPLEVCIERDVKGHYAKAKRGEIQNFTGISDPYEPPTKPEVVVQTNVESPDESIKKIVEYLAKSRYIEEEAVRRNNKDNSMM, from the coding sequence GTGAGAGGAAAAGGATTTACGGTATGGTTTACGGGGCTCCCATGCTCAGGAAAGAGCACCTTATCAAAACGGCTCCACCAGCATTTGAAGGAATTAGGCTACCCGGCTGAGATATTGGACGGTGATGAAGTGCGAAAGCGGTTGACCAAAGGGTTGGATTTCTCTAGAGACGGACGGAATGAAAATGTGCGACGCATTGCCTATGTGGCGAACCTCATAAGCCGTGTTGGTGGAGTAGCGATCACAGCGGCTATCTCGCCGTATGCTGCCTTACGCGCGGATGCTAGGAAGGAGATATCGAATTTCATTGAGGTGTATGTCAATTGTCCTCTGGAAGTTTGTATTGAACGAGATGTAAAGGGACATTATGCCAAGGCTAAACGTGGTGAGATTCAAAACTTTACAGGCATTTCTGATCCCTATGAACCCCCGACGAAGCCAGAAGTGGTCGTCCAAACAAATGTGGAATCTCCAGACGAGAGCATCAAGAAGATCGTGGAGTATTTAGCTAAGAGTCGATACATTGAGGAGGAAGCCGTGAGGCGGAATAATAAGGATAACAGCATGATGTGA
- a CDS encoding tetratricopeptide repeat protein has translation MNNLSSLRFSGHPPYILAPTMFVLCLSLLVGACGSAEERKAVYLEKAEKFLDEGNFPKARVALKNAVKIDPKDAHTYFLLARVAEKEQEWSQAFGNYLHILDLDPNHRAALTRLARFYLAGQQKQKVSEIAGMLFKQNPHDQLGETLRASVLFMDGEKNKSLAKAQEIAVQNPTDAETLILLAAVFSANKEFEKAHALLKSGLAAQPEDVDLLNNVATTYLAMGKPQEAQGVLQKIIDVEPHVFAHHEKLAKLYLYLKQPDQARAVIRKAVEREPDNEDRWKQLVAYSEPSQREQVLLDALEQLPHSLSLRFLLGQLYEFNKQPEKARATYEAIVAEEETSDPGLKAEVQLARMDFSDKKQELANSRLEKVLHESPRQADALLLKGKIALGEREGKEAVQAFRTVLKDNPNQSTVLNLLGKGHLLSGEFQLAHESFEKAVELNPRQFDAAMALARLSVKNGDYPKAQQYLESILTEAPNHLETLGFLFKVYVAQNQWSEAEKVLVRLREAKGSPYAIDLADGLLAQARQQWDRSKKSFEKAMKAKPNELAPLTALIKQELFRKRSAEAERYLKQLVAKNPEHPYASGLLGAVLVQRKDQPAALSAYKRQTEVNPAWIDPWRDWAMLEWSSGKKTEAIRILKQGFSLNPDAIQLATALASLYQANEQIDLAIQEYEAILVKNPGAVAAANNLAYLLTDKKGDQESLARALALTKSFNSKTPNPLLLDTLAWVHHKLGNHSEAVSLLRNAVEKAPTHPLLNYHYGVVSLQAGDSRTAQKHIELALQSGSGFEHEMEARELLASLTNPS, from the coding sequence ATGAATAACCTATCATCTCTTCGATTTTCAGGGCATCCTCCATACATTCTAGCTCCAACAATGTTTGTTCTTTGCCTGTCTCTTCTCGTCGGGGCCTGTGGGAGCGCGGAAGAGCGTAAGGCCGTGTATCTCGAGAAGGCAGAGAAGTTTCTCGATGAGGGGAACTTCCCCAAGGCCCGAGTGGCCTTGAAGAATGCGGTGAAAATCGACCCCAAGGATGCGCATACTTACTTCCTATTGGCGCGCGTTGCGGAAAAAGAGCAGGAATGGTCACAGGCCTTTGGGAATTATCTCCATATTCTTGATTTAGACCCCAATCATCGAGCTGCACTCACACGTCTGGCCAGGTTTTACCTAGCTGGTCAGCAGAAGCAAAAAGTCTCGGAAATTGCCGGTATGCTGTTTAAACAAAATCCTCATGACCAGCTTGGTGAGACATTGAGGGCATCTGTCCTGTTTATGGATGGGGAAAAGAACAAGTCGCTCGCCAAGGCACAAGAGATTGCTGTTCAAAATCCCACTGATGCGGAGACGCTGATTTTGCTGGCTGCCGTTTTCTCTGCGAATAAAGAGTTTGAGAAAGCCCATGCCCTGCTGAAGTCAGGATTGGCTGCGCAACCCGAGGATGTGGACTTGCTCAATAACGTCGCAACGACCTACTTGGCCATGGGCAAGCCGCAAGAGGCTCAAGGGGTGTTGCAAAAAATTATTGATGTTGAACCGCATGTCTTTGCACATCACGAAAAACTGGCCAAACTGTATCTGTATCTCAAACAACCCGATCAGGCCCGTGCGGTTATTCGCAAGGCGGTTGAGCGAGAGCCAGACAATGAAGATCGGTGGAAGCAGTTGGTCGCATACTCGGAGCCGTCTCAACGCGAACAGGTATTGCTTGATGCGCTTGAACAATTACCCCATTCTCTGAGTCTGCGTTTCTTACTTGGGCAGCTTTACGAATTCAATAAACAGCCTGAAAAAGCGCGTGCAACCTACGAAGCCATCGTGGCGGAAGAAGAGACGAGTGACCCTGGTCTCAAGGCTGAGGTGCAATTGGCGCGGATGGACTTTTCAGACAAGAAACAAGAACTGGCCAACTCACGTTTAGAGAAGGTCTTGCATGAAAGCCCTCGCCAGGCCGATGCGCTGTTACTCAAGGGCAAAATCGCGTTGGGGGAACGTGAAGGGAAAGAGGCGGTGCAGGCGTTTCGGACGGTGCTAAAAGACAATCCCAACCAGAGTACTGTGCTGAATTTGCTCGGCAAAGGCCATTTGTTGTCTGGCGAGTTTCAGTTGGCGCATGAAAGTTTTGAAAAGGCGGTTGAGTTGAATCCACGTCAGTTTGATGCTGCGATGGCGTTGGCTCGATTATCCGTTAAGAATGGGGATTACCCCAAGGCGCAACAGTACCTTGAATCCATCCTCACAGAAGCTCCGAACCATCTCGAGACATTGGGATTTTTATTCAAAGTTTATGTGGCGCAAAACCAATGGAGTGAGGCCGAAAAGGTGCTCGTCCGTCTTCGGGAAGCAAAAGGTTCTCCTTATGCGATTGATTTGGCGGATGGTCTGTTAGCACAGGCGCGTCAACAATGGGATCGCTCAAAGAAATCTTTCGAAAAAGCGATGAAAGCCAAACCGAATGAGTTGGCTCCGCTGACCGCACTCATCAAACAAGAGCTGTTTCGGAAACGTTCTGCCGAGGCCGAACGATATCTGAAACAATTGGTGGCTAAAAATCCCGAGCATCCCTATGCTTCTGGGCTGCTTGGCGCTGTCCTCGTTCAACGGAAGGATCAGCCCGCAGCGCTATCCGCCTACAAACGGCAAACAGAAGTCAATCCGGCATGGATTGATCCATGGAGGGATTGGGCGATGCTAGAATGGTCGAGCGGGAAAAAAACGGAGGCTATTCGTATTTTAAAGCAGGGCTTCAGCCTGAATCCCGATGCGATTCAATTAGCGACAGCTTTGGCTTCTCTCTACCAGGCTAATGAGCAAATTGATTTGGCTATTCAAGAGTATGAGGCGATCTTGGTGAAGAATCCCGGCGCTGTGGCGGCGGCCAATAATCTGGCATACTTGCTGACTGATAAAAAGGGAGATCAAGAAAGTTTGGCGCGAGCGTTGGCTCTGACGAAAAGCTTTAATTCCAAAACACCGAATCCACTCCTGCTAGATACCTTGGCTTGGGTGCATCATAAATTGGGGAATCATTCCGAGGCTGTCAGCCTCTTGCGAAATGCCGTCGAGAAGGCCCCTACGCATCCACTCTTAAACTATCATTATGGGGTCGTCTCGCTCCAAGCGGGAGATTCTCGAACTGCCCAAAAGCATATAGAGTTGGCGCTGCAAAGTGGCTCTGGCTTTGAGCATGAGATGGAAGCCCGTGAACTATTAGCAAGTCTTACTAATCCTTCATAG